gagtgtccactagtgaaagtatgatccctaggccttgttcctaaatactgctatcgctgcttgtttactgttttactgcatctgtacttcctgcaatattaccaccatcacagcaagcacttttctggcgccgttactactgcttatatttattcataccacctgtatttcactatctcttcgccgaactagtgcacctattaggtgtgttggggacacaagagacttcttgctttgtggttgcagggttgcttgagagggatatctttgacctcttcctccctgagttcgataaaccttgggtgatccacttaagggaaacttgctgctgttctacaaacctctgctcttggaggcccaacactgtctacaggaaaagaagcgtgagtagacagagAAATGcaatttggctcataggagcatatgctcccattatgtgaatccatatttcaaagtgtcaaaaaattctaaactaaaattttacatatacatctagacattttatgttggtacacaagttttcagaaaaaactaaaaacaattgtggctcctgtaaaaaagacaagttttgatgctataacacgactacgtacatgatatttttttgtcttttttgtacacgccatataaaatgttgtttctccacgaaaatttgtgcactaacatagaatgtcacgatgtacaccaacaaatttatatcagaattttttaacatttttaaaattgatttttaattattttatataatgagagcatttgctcctatgagccaaattgCCACCTCCGAGTAGAATCAGTTGCTtaaaccttgatcgaggaggaaagaaagaggagaaagcttaagtgtcgctccggcacctcatctcatttttgttgggtgtaaaatcaagcggcatcactctctcacacatttcatcgagcaccttatgtgcatgccaaagagaagcaacttagcactcaacacacacaccttctcctagcaaaaatgaagtgagtgggctgtttggccgggtagctgagctgaaatagggctggggacctttagcaccggctcgtgttacgaaccggtgcaaatggtctatcttttgcaccggttcgtaacacgaaccagtgctaaaggttcctcggctgacacgtgcctggcgacgaaccttttgcaccggtttgtgttacgaaccggtgcaaaagatagattatttgcaccggttcgtaacacgaaccggtgctaacggTCCCTCTGCCTGCTGTgccccacgaaccggtgctaatgaccccttttagcaccggttcatgccaaatccggtgcaaatgacatctggggcaaaaaaccaaagcccttgtttctactagtgggtCCTCGCCGTTGCTTGTCTCCTCGTGCTGCTAGGCCAGCGCATGGGAAGGCACGTCTTCTCTTAGTAGTCTAAGTCATCTAGAGAGGATGATAAATAGCACAATAGATTATCTCTTATTGTCATTCCTTGCAATAAATAATAATTAATTACTTTTTGTTGGAGTACTAAGGGAAGACAAGTAGTACAATGGGGAAAATAATATTCTCTTATTTAGATCATCCCTTAGCTAAAGGAAGACAACCTTCTCTCCCTTCATttttctctcctccaactaaataAAAAAAACGTGGCAAGCGTAAGGAAAGACTGACATCACCCTATTGTACGTGCCATGAGTGACACCACCAGACTAACGTCAACCACGCAAAACGGATTTTATTCTTGTCCGAGTGTGACTGTTTTTTTCTTGCAGTTTGTTTTGTTTGATTTTCTTGCAGCTTCCAAAGTTCAGGACTTGTTGATTACAAAATGGACGCTCAAAGAGAGGCTTTTCAACCCTTCATTCCACCTCTCTCTATCTTACTCATGGCGTCCAACTACTTCCATTAATCTCTCACAATTTTGGTAGTTGTCAGCATCACATGCTAAAGTGTCTCGCTTTGGCGCTTCAGACCTCCTATCCCATTAGCGTCCGTGCAGCGTGCTAGTACACTCATCTTTCCTTTTAAGAGCTCCTTTGCACACGTCGGATAAACCATTGGGAGAGCCAGCCGCGGGGTATTCTGGCATGGAGCACAATGGAGGTCCTTAAAAAGTTGCAGCAATATCAAATCTGTGTTGTCGACGGATGAACTAACGCTGTTTGGCTTTATATGCAATCTTCGGTATCTACTACAAGTGTTTAGGTCATCTTTTTTTCATTTGGTGCTTTTATCCACCTTTGATCCCCACTCCACGCCTTGTCGCCGAGAGATGTTGTACTATGAGCTCTAAAGTTAATATAGTTTTTCCTGTTAAAAAAAAAGAGCTTGTGTGGCTCTCATTATTCTGGCTGGAATCAAGGAATTCATTTATAATTTCAAAGTTTAGCTTGTTTGGCTGCCATGGAATAGGCTACAGAATACATTTGAAATTTCATGGTTTTCATGCTATGCATAACCTTAGTTTCTTTTGGTGGCCTGACATTTATGTGCATTTGTCAAATACTAAAATGATATGCGCCTGTATGTACTCCTACGAATTTTTGAGTGTATGCGCCTGTACCGTACCGTGCTTTGCAACAAAGAGAAAATATGtgtttttttttagagggacggaGCGATGCCTTCTCATGGGCTTAACAAAGGTTGCAGGCGTAGTTAGCTTTTTATTTCTGGAGGGATTGCAGGCCTAGTTAGCATTGAACGGTTTCTACTTTCTGGTATCCATTCCATTAAAATGGAAGGCCTAAATACTTGATGACCCGCGTTAACGAGGCACTGGCCCAGCCCACGAGAGCCCGTTTGTAAACAAACAAATACCCTGCGGCACATCAAACTAATCGCAGCCGTCGGATCCCGCTGCCAAACCCTAGCGACGAAACCCCTCCTACTTAATCCGCTTTCTCACTTCCTTCACCGCCGCCGCCTCTCGTCATACCCCGCCGTCTCCTCTCCCCCGAAGCTAAGCTCAGCTCGTCGAGGTAAGCGGCCGTCGTCCGAACCCGTCGCCGTCCTGTCCCTTCCCCGTCTCGATCTGACAGACCGTTGTTCGTCCGCGACCGTGCAGATGGCGTCCGAGGCGGCGAAGGTGGTGGTGCCGGAGTCGGTGCTCcgcaagaggaagagggaggagctCTGGGCCGCCGACAAGAAGGAGAAGGCCGTCGCCGAGAAGAAGCAGGCCGGCGAGAACCGCAAGGTCATCTTCGCCCGCGCCAAGCAGTACGCCGACGAGTACGATGCCCAGGTCAGATCGCTGCTCATGCCTCGCTCGATCCAGAGCCGTTCGTGGAGGCCGAGTTTATATTTTGAGCCACCAAGTTGCGTTCTGCGGATCTAGAACTGATTAGCCTTTGATTCGTTGTTCAGTGGACCGTGTACGCATTGCGTCCTAACTTCGATCTGTAGGTTTAGACTGGTTCGAGGGAAATTGATTATTGCCCATAACCATGCTGATCCTAGAAGTTAGAAATGCAATCTGTTTGTAACTAAACTTAGTTATGAATTTCAATGGGCTACCTTTTGTGTACAGGCGGCCAGCGCCTGTTGTACATATCACATGTTTTCGTGCCATGTTAGAACTAATGACCTATGATAGTTTATACATCCATGCAAGATGTATTCACACTTACCATTTTTATGATGTGTGCTATATATTATTGCCAGTAATGTGTTTCCTCTCATTTGGAATTGATGGAATGGTGATAGTTGTCTTGCTGTTATGATTGAGGCTCATGTGGTGCATCTACCCCTGGATACTGTTTGGTGTAGTTCCTATATCTATACCACCAGCAGATAGTTCCAATTTCTATACTGAGTTACCAATGACATGTTCGGAGTCCTATCAGATGAATCATTAATGAACTTTGCTCTAGGAGTGAGAGTTAATACTTTGTTAAGCACTGAACTGCAAATGGATATGCTAATGTGGTGTACTTTGCTCTAGCAGTGAAAGAGTTAATACTTTGTTAAGCACTGAACTGCAAATGGATATGCTTATGTGGGTGTTGTGAGCAGGACAAGGAGCTGGTGCAGCTTAAGCGTGAGGCCCGGCTGAAGGGTGGGTTCTATGTCAGTCCCGAGGCAAAGCTGCTCTTTGTTGTCCGTATCCGTGGGTAAGGCACCACCTTGCCACAATATATTGGTATATATATTGACATGGGAAATGTTTCATATTTGATATTAATTTTGGGAGTGTTTCCACTGCAGTATCAATGCCATGCACCCAAAGACAAAGAAGATCTTGCAGCTTCTGCGTTTGAGGCAGGTGGGTTGGTCAATTAGTTGCTTCTTTGATTTCATCTGTTGCTTAGAATGTGAAATACATCTGTGTTGACAGTTGTAGCTGCTGTTGTTTACTGTGCTAAATCTTTGCTTTTGCAGATCTTCAATGGTGTGTTCCTTAAGGTCAACAAGGCCACCATTAACATGCTCCGCAGGGTTGAGCCATATGTTGCATATGGGTATGTTGTTCACTTGAGTAATTGTTGTTCATCAGCTTAACTGTAATTGTTTTGATTTGACGAATTTATTAGTGTGGTATCAACTGTCTACTATACAATCTCACTACGTCAGGTTTTCTTGTTTAGCCATTCTGgtagttcaaactcttactaaatGAGTAGAATGAAACGGACACCAAACCTGCATTTTATTCTGTCCACAGCTATTATATTTGTTTAGCTGTTGTCAAATGTTACAACATACATTAGGCAAGCATTTTTTCCTGTTTGTAGATCTATGAAACAAGATCTGTAGTGATTCAAGAGTTGGATGACTACATAATTGATATGACGCTGCATTGTTGCTAACCTGTATAATTTCCTCATTTTTTAGGTACCCTAACTTGAAGAGTGTTCGTGAATTGATCTACAAGCGGGGTTATGGAAAGCTCAACAAGCAAAGGATTCCTCTGTCCAACAACAAAGTCATTGAGGAGGTTTGAATCTTGAGCCTTGCTTCCCTTGTGGCTCTTCTATATTGCACATCCATACTAAGTTGATCATTGCCATTTTGTGTTAAACCAGGGCCTGGGGAAGCACAACATCATCTGCATTGAGGATCTTGTTCACGAGATCTTGACTGTTGGCCCACATTTCAAGGAGGCCAACAACTTCCTCTGGCCATTCAAGCTGAAGGCACCACTCGGTGgcctgaagaagaagaggaaccacTATGTTGAGGGTGGTGATGCCGGTAACCGTGAGAACTACATCAACCAGCTCGTTAGAAGGATGAACTAGGTTGATCTGCATCCATAATGCCCTGCGCTCGAAGGATGTTCTCTGTGTTAATCTTATTTTACATTAGGAAGTGGATTATTAATATGCATGAAATTTTGGTATTCAGAACTGGACATGTGGATGAAAATCTGGCCTTTTATTTGAGACTGCAGAATTACATTCTGATGTGTATGCTTTTGTGCATTACTGTCTACCTTGTTTTGCTAGTAATAACGGTTGATCACCACCCTGTTGATTTGCTTGAGCACCATAAGTGATTTACCTTTTCAATTTTGTGAATTTGAAGGGGGCATTCCATTATTTCGAGTTCATTAGCATACCTACGTTAATCCAGTCCCCAGGCTAGACTATTCATAGGGTTGCAATATCCTGGTTAGTTAGCAGCTTGCTATCGCGCCGCATTTGTAGAAGTGTTGTTTTAGTCAGTAAACACAAAACTTGGGAAACAATATAATATTGATATATCATTTAATTGGGAGGTTGATTGGGTATAATTCGTGATTTTCCCACCATGCACATGCTCTGATCTCTCTTCAGATCTTTGGGCATAACGCATAACAAATCTGGGCCATATGTTAATAGGATTCTTCGTGTGTCCGTCAAAATTGCCAAACGGTGTCTTTAGACGGACTCACAGAAAGCTTCCGTGGAGCCTGCCAGGCCCGTCCCTCCTGCAAAAAAAAAAGAGCGAAACAAAATAGAGCACCAGTCCTGGAAAAGTCCGGTTTGAACCTGGGTGCATGTGAACCCTAGTTGGAAATGCATTttccaaatgttaaaaaattctgaaataaaaatatccgggtacgtacgcatgtttcatgtgtgcgtagaaagttttcacggagaaaccacttttttatttcagaatctgaaaaagacaaaatacgtcacatatatactgctatatagccctgcaaaatttcacttttttgccgtgacaaaataaaagattttttcgtcacgaaactcatgtcGAGGGTACATATTTGAGATCATCTGGGAaatcattttgtgtttcgatttttaaAACACGTTTTGAGATCGCAAACGGAACTTTTCAAAAAGTGGGTTCACATGCCCCCATGTTCCATATATGCAGTCTCACCAGTCCTTCACTTCTCCATGTCCCTCGATAGGGCACCCCGCTACTCGCCGCCCGCTTGCGCCTGGCTCATCGccaccctccccccccccc
This region of Lolium perenne isolate Kyuss_39 chromosome 2, Kyuss_2.0, whole genome shotgun sequence genomic DNA includes:
- the LOC127336315 gene encoding large ribosomal subunit protein uL30y, producing the protein MASEAAKVVVPESVLRKRKREELWAADKKEKAVAEKKQAGENRKVIFARAKQYADEYDAQDKELVQLKREARLKGGFYVSPEAKLLFVVRIRGINAMHPKTKKILQLLRLRQIFNGVFLKVNKATINMLRRVEPYVAYGYPNLKSVRELIYKRGYGKLNKQRIPLSNNKVIEEGLGKHNIICIEDLVHEILTVGPHFKEANNFLWPFKLKAPLGGLKKKRNHYVEGGDAGNRENYINQLVRRMN